One genomic region from Oncorhynchus gorbuscha isolate QuinsamMale2020 ecotype Even-year linkage group LG13, OgorEven_v1.0, whole genome shotgun sequence encodes:
- the proca1 gene encoding nucleoprotein TPR, which translates to MADNYDHLGEFAATDSCCRVHDHCPYIIHAFSSKYGYTNFKWHPLSHCDCDNALKECLRKVNDTSSRVVGQAFFNVIEVPCFQFIYEEQCVERHWYGVCKKYDKLPVAVPRESIPYDFGGIDVIDVLTVAPQKETKETGKEQDNPEGTTQSTVSGSQTTGPEEPSLRNMVTVAEDFIKFLATVSTSQGSATDNTKGETQTSEKKKRKNTAGKNKKNNKKRKGKGKGRKRKQKIDSVSKGAEESYQVSPTKAEEVVNKSNFVNEPENDDQLNRNVNRFSDGEKDCGGKEELSNDVMRDEPHVDEESAADASDTSATAVKMEQTMLETPALKDHTETASLSATTSTPIVTTQKTKRQRSRKGEGRKKQSNITPTVTPKGVARHTAITQDLPTTTTESYGTPTIPTSTAIISVDQPAQLKLENHSEKGHVTATAGTPIVTFIKSKRRRSKEREKTNKWRKIPPTLPMVGDTFRNPTEKDLEVITNESTSAPAVTTITTVRVAGQPVSHRPQSPNEKGSNTTTTVGSTLSENKRHMLKERERRKMRRKVISTLLAEGTSLQNPTDDALHTVTTDSTVVLNIPTTTTVVAAEQAEMLTPQSIESHSEKGLLATTAIDPVMTGRRQGSKEREGRKKSKKVNIPTAVKDEVPIHNDNENQT; encoded by the exons ATGGCTGATAATTACGACCATTTGG GAGAGTTCGCGGCGACTGACAGTTGTTGCCGCGTTCATGACCACTGCCCCTACATCATCCATGCGTTTTCCTCAAAATACGGCTACACCAATTTCAAGTGGCATCCCCTTAGTCACTGTGACTGCGATAATGC GTTGAAGGAGTGTCTGAGGAAAGTCAATGACACCTCCTCCAGGGTGGTTGGCCAAGCTTTCTTCAATGTCATTGAGGTGCCCTGTTTCCAGTTCATATATGAAGAGCAATGTGTGGAGCGCCACTGGTATGGCGT GTGTAAAAAATATGACAAGCTCCCGGTTGCAGTGCCTAGAGAGTCCATCCCGTATGATTTCGGAGGTATTGACGTTATTGACGTGCTGACCGTGGCTCCTCAGAAAGAGACAAAGGAAACAGGCAAAGAGCAGGACAATCCTGAAGGCACAACACAGTCCACTGTTTCTGGCTCCCAGACCACTGGCCCTGAGGAACCCTCCCTCAGGAACATGGTCACAGTCGCTGAGGACTTCATCAAATTTCTGGCCACCGTCTCCACCTCTCAGGGTTCGGCTACAGACAACACCAAAGGAGAGACACAGAcctcagagaagaagaagaggaagaacactGCAGggaaaaataagaaaaataacAAGAAAAGAAAAGGGAAAggaaaagggagaaagaggaagcagAAAATCGACTCAGTCTCAAAAGGAGCAGAGGAGTCCTACCAAGTTAGTCCTACCAAAGCAGAGGAAGTTGTCAATAAGAGTAACTTTGTAAATGAGCCTGAGAATGATGACCAGTTGAACAGAAATGTTAACCGTTTCAGTGATGGTGAAAAAGATTGTGGAGGGAAAGAGGAGCTTTCCAATGATGTCATGAGAGATGAACCACATGTAGATGAAGAAAGTGCTGCAGATGCCTCTGACACCTCAGCCACTGCTGTCAAGATGGAGCAGACAATGCTGGAAACTCCGGCTCTGAAGGATCACACAGAAACAGCGTCTCTTTCTGCAACCACCAGCACACCCATTGTGACCACACAGAAAACCAAAAGGCAGAGGTCAAGAAAGGGGGAAGGGAGGAAAAAACAGAGCAACATAACGCCAACTGTCACCCCTAAAGGAGTTGCACGTCATACCGCCATTACACAGGACCTCCCAACTACcacaacagagagctatggcacCCCGACCATCCCTACCAGCACTGCCATAATCTCTGTAGATCAGCCTGCACAACTAAAGTTAGAGAACCACAGTGAAAAGGGACATGTTACGGCTACTGCCGGCACCCCCATTGTGACTTTTATCAAAAGCAAAAGGCGCAggtcaaaggagagagagaaaacaaataaATGGAGGAAAATCCCTCCCACTCTTCCCATGGTGGGGGATACTTTCCGAAACCCCACTGAAAAGGATCTTGAAGTGATCACTAATGAGAGCACAAGTGCTCCAGCcgtcaccaccatcactactgtTCGCGTTGCAGGGCAGCCAGTGTCACACAGACCCCAAAGTCCCAATGAGAAGGGATCCAATACCACTACGACTGTAGGCTCAACTTTGAGTGAGAACAAAAGGCAcatgctgaaagagagagagcgaagaaagATGAGGAGAAAAGTCATATCAACTCTTTTGGCTGAGGGCACATCTCTTCAGAATCCCACTGACGATGCCCTTCATACAGTCACTACTGACAGCACTGTTGTACTGAACATCcccacaaccaccactgtagTCGCTGCAGAGCAGGCTGAGATGCTAACGCCACAGAGCATAGAGAGTCATAGTGAAAAGGGACTTCTCGCCACAACAGCCATCGATCCCGTTATGACTGGGAGAAGACAAGGATCAAAAGAAAGGGAGGGTAGGAAGAAAAGTAAAAAAGTGAACATACCCACTGCTGTCAAGGATGAGGTTCCTATCCATAATGACAATGAAAATCAAACTTGA